The genomic window GTTAACGAAAAATCCCATAACCAATCCCCTTCTATAGCTAATGTTTCTGCTTCGGTTCCTCCGAATACACAGAAAAGCAGCCATTATCAATCCGTGATGGAGCATAAAGATATTTTACTCGATGATAGTGCAAGTCACACTTTAATCGCCCCTGAAGAAGAACCTTTATTAACCACTGATCTTCAGGTCAGACGATTAACAGCACAACTAACGGCAGCTTATAACCGCATTGCTGCCTTAGAAGAACAATTATTAGCTTGTCGGATGATGCCTTGAAAGGGCAAACAACCACGCACAAGGGGCGGAAAGTCCGTTACATGATCAGCCTCTGATAAATATTAAGGTTTTCTGTTAAGGGTTAATTATTGGGCGGAGTGGTTTGAGGAATAGGTGACCCGTTGGGTTGAGAAGGGAGTGCAGGATCAGTCGGATAATTATCTAGCCCGTTAGCAGGATTATTAGGCAGGGTTGAGGGAAAATTATTGGGATAACCGCCAGGTAGACCGTTTTGGGATGGTAAAGGACTTAGGGTCGGATCATTCCAAGTGTTGCTGGCTTCATTTTCCCCAGGTAACGTGGCTAAGGCAACGCGATCGCCCCCCACTTCTCGTAACATATCCAAAACTTCTATGACCTCGTTATAAGTGGCATTTCTAGAAGCATGAAGCACCATTAAACCTTCAGGATTCAATTGATGATAACTCTTAATTTGATTAAATAATTGATTATGAGTCACTAATTGTTTTTCGACATAGACTTGACCAAAATCATCCAAACTGACCACCAACATCTCCCGCATTTGGGGAGTTCCTGATGCTGCTCTGGGTAAATCTAAACTGATAGCCTGTTGGCGAGATAAACCCACAGCACCGAGGATAAAAAAGGTCAAAATACAAAAGATCACATCGATCATGGGTAAAATTTCGATGCGGACTTCTTGGTTTGCTGAAGAATCTTGCCACAAATTGAGAGGACGGGAATGAACAGAAGACTTATGGGATCTCTTCCGAGAGGTGTTACTAGCAGTCATAGGTCAATATTTAAGAAAATGAGTATATTAGTGCTTATTGATCAAAAGTGTCTGTAAACTTTGAGGGAGTATTGCCAGAAAAAGCAGAGGGATTAACTTCGCTATCAGACCAGCGTTGACGATAAATTACTTCTAACTCACTACCGGCTTTACGAAAAATCCTTACCTGATTAGACCACAGGGACTGGAAAATCCGATAAAAGGTCAAACTAATAATGGCAACAATCAATCCTGTCGCAGTTGAAATAAGGGCTTCTCCAATACCCAGGGTAACACCTGTGGTTGAGGAAGTGCCGAGATCGCTAATTTGGATGTTGCCTAAAGAGGTAATCAGTCCCAATACCGTCCCCAGTAATCCTAATAAGGGAGACAGAGCAATCACCGCTTCTAATACCTTATCCCCTCGTCTCATCAAGGCCAGTTCGTCATCGGCCGATGATTCTAGGGCTAAATGGAAAACCTCTGGATCGGGGTTATCTAATCTCAGAGGACCATAGAGAAAACTGCCCATAGGATGTTTACTATTCTCTTTAGCCACTTTCGGCGCAGCATCCCAATTGCGAGCAGCAGTTTCGAGGACTCGATTCAAGATTTTTCCTTCTTTGAGCAAAAATCGTATCCAAAATATAGAGCGTTCAATAATGGTACTTAAAGCTAATACTGACAAAATCAGAAGCGGCCACATAGCCACTCCGCCTTTTGTCATAATTTCTTGGATATTCACAGTTTTGATTAACCTCCGTTGCTGATCCCCATTGAGAAATACATTAACAGTTGTAATGATTTATTTACAATTTATTAGATTCATATTTAGCAATTAATTATATCCTCAAAGAAGGAGATATTGTTTATTCTCAAAGACACGACTCATAGAAATTATTACGCAGGTATTTATGCCAAGAGACATGGGACTTTTAACGGTAACCACACTCAGAGATTACTCCGCCCTTCGGGTGCGCCAGTTGCGACCCTTAGGGAGATCCCAAGACCCTCTGGGTTCGGCAGTTGACGGCACTCACTACTCGGATACAAGCTCCGAGTCCGTGCCTCCTCTTGATGGGAACCACCAAGACCACACTGGACTCACCGCACTGGACTCACCGTACAACGATGGAACCTGATCTGGAGGACATGGGTGGCAAAATGGTTCGCCACCGTGAGATGTCCGTGACCGTTGGTGAACATTGCCGTATTGTAAATGGAATGAATGGTAATGAGGACTCTAAAAATGACGAAAGCCACAGTAGGCTTTCTCTCTATCTGTTGTTTGGGTGGTTTAATTGCTATCTCAAAAACATATCTTTCTAATGTTTTTACAGACGTTCGAGGGTTGCAAGAAGTTTCCCCAAGAATGATTTTTCCTCAACCAACCCTTCAAGAAAGACAGTTGGTTGATGCACAAGTGCAATTTGGCTTTAAATTATTCTCTACTTTAACGAAAAGCCAAAAAAATGAAAATATCTTTATTTGTCCCACCAGTCTCGCCCTGACGTTATCTATGCTCTACAATGGAGCAACAGGAATCACGCAAACAGAAATCGCTAGGGGGTTAGGCTTCAATGATATTAGTGCCAATACCCTTAACCGCGCTAATCAAACCCTAAAGCAAGACTTAAATAGTCATGACTTTTATCGTTACTTAACCATGACTAATTCTCTGTGGGCTAGGGAAGGATTTTCGTTTCGTTACCAATTTCTTAAGGATAGTCGTAGTTATTATCAAGCGAAAATCACTAACTTGGACTTTGCAAGTTCTGAAGCTAGGGGCATTATGAACCGTTGGGTAACAGAAGAAACTCAAGGTCAAATCCAAGAAATTATGGATCACACTCAGGCTGATGATGTTCTGTTTCTAATCAATACGGCTTCTTTTCAAGGAGTCTGGGAAACGGGATTTGATAGAAATTCTATGGAGGATAAACCGTTTCATTTAATCGATCAATCCGTTAAAACTTATCCTTTTATATCTCGTTACGGAACCTATAACTATCTCGAAACTTCTCAAATCAAAGGGGTAGAAATTCCTTATGAAAACGGACGTTTTAGTTTATATTTATTTTTATCCAAACCCGAAAATAATTTAACTCAAATCGTACAAGAGTTAACCGCTAAAAAGTTATCAAAACTCTTATCTAAATTTCAAGAAACTAACCTGTTATTAGAGTTGCCTCGGTTTACTTTAAATTATGAGGTAGATTTGACAGAATCATTGAAAAAATTAGGATTTTCAACTATGTTTGATTCTGGTAAAGCGCAGTTTTCTGAATTAAGTTCTCATCCTACCTATGTCAATGGGATTAAACATCAAACAACTCTAGTCATTAACGAACAAGGGGTTAAACAGACCCCTCAAAAGAACTTAGTGGTTAAAGCAACTTCAGTCAATAATGTAACAGAACAAATGTCTTTTACGGCTGATCGTCCTTTTTTCTCTCTAATTAGGGATAATGAAACAGGGAATATTTTATTTATGGGAATGATTTTTGAACCTTAAGCTGTCCACTAAATAATCTAAGTTGAAATCTGATAATTGTACTGTTTTGCTCATCTGGGAAGACATTTTTTTCAGGGATCTTCTATAGGCGGGATCGTAATGAACGATTAATAAATCTTGAACAACTTCTTTCCATTGTTTCTTATCTATCCAATGGTACCATTGACTGAGTTTCTCCCACCCATAATAAGCTTTTAGATATTGTAATTTGTTTTTGAGAATATCAGGATTTTGCGTTAGATAACAGTATTCTTTTAATAAAAAATCAACTCTTTTTTCTAAAGGTAACTGAATTTCAAAACAAGGAGACTGTTTCATTTTTTTCCATAAACTTCCTGGTAGATAAACATTACCAATTTTATAACTTTCTGATTCTATCCAAATAGGTTGATTAACATCAAATTTCAGAAATTCCTGTAATAATAAAGAATCAAAATACTTTTGTGATGGTTGATTGATTAAATCCCTTTCCCATTGTTCCCCTAATAGTGATCCTCGATGATTAGCAACTTTTTCTAAGTCTAGAACTTGATATCCTCGTTGTTGTAACCCTTGTAAAAAATAGGTTTTTCCGGTTCCCGTTAATCCACAAATAATATTATAATTATATTGTAATGGTAAAGTCCCTAATTGTTTGCAGACATAAGAACGATAGGTTTTATAGCCTCCTTGCAAAACCGTAACTCGCCAACCAATTTGAGCTAAAATAACGGCTAAACTTTGGGATCTTTGTCCTCCTCGCCAACAATAAACTAAGGGAGAATAACAAGGATCTTTAGCTAAAAAATGCTGATGAATTTGATCAGCAATATTATTAAAAACTAATGAAGCTCCTAATTTTTTGGCTTCAAAAGCAGAAACTTCTTTATAAATCGTTCCGATCTTTTTTCGTTCTTCGTTATGAAGCACTGGCAAGTTAATTGCGCCAGGAATATGATCCTCAGCAAACTCATTTTCTGATCTAACGTCAATGATCTCACTAGGTGTTTCTGAGAAAGGAAAGTGAGTAAAATTCGCTCTCTTTAAGTTCATTGTTTATTATAAGCTGTTGTGCATTGAAATAGGGGATTTAAAATTTTAGTACAAAGGCTTAAAGGCTTTTTCCCTACTCCTTTTGCTCTACTTCGACTAAGCTCAGTGTCAATCTGCTCCCATGCAGTCCCAACTAGCAATTGAAATGATTAACAGCTTATCGCTGTTATTATTTTACCTTAATAATAAGAATATTATCATCAATTCTTCTCATAAGTTTACTCTTAACTATTTCAAGAGAGAAATAATTATCCTTTTAAGGAGGATATTAACTAATCAAAAATATAAGATTTTCTGCACTTGAAAAATTTTATTAGTATATTTTAGGTTAAAATCAGGTAATATTTTGATTAACCCAAAATTAATTTGAAAAATATTAAAATAAACCATATTATCTTGATCTTTATTAAACATATAAGTTAAGATATCCGACGTTTGAAACTCGAAAATCCAGCCCTAACCATTGATATTATTTTGGAGATTGTAATGACAGTAAAATCAGGGTTACTGAACCTCTTTTTTGGTGTTTGTATTGCCACCAATCTAACTCAACTAGCCAGCGCACAAAATTACAAATTAACAAATTATGATTTTGATAATCGACCGAGTTTAGGACAAGTTCCTAACGAAAATGGTGACCTCACTGATATTCTCTTGGGTGGACTTTCTGGTTTATATTTTGAAGGATTTAATGGCAATAATTTACGTTTCGTGACTCATCCAGATCGTGGACCCCTACCGTTTCCTTTGCCTGATTTACAGCCTGAAATTGTTCGTTTTGAATTAGATGTAATCAGCAATAATATTACAATTGTAGACCGCATTAATTTAGTTCAATCTGACGGAATCACCCCCTTATCCGTACTCCCTAATTTACAAGCAGGAGAACAAGGAACCGCTTACACAGATCAGTTCGGAGTGGATTTATTAGGGAACTCAATTCCTAATGATCCTTTAGGTGCAGACTTAGAAGGAATTGTCATTGATCAACGTGATAATAGTTTTTGGATGGTAGACGAATATCGACCAGCCATCTATCATTTTAATTCCGTTGGAACCTTATTAAATCGTTTTGTTCCGATGGGAACAGCAGCAGCAGTTAATGAACCGTTAGGAACCTTTGGAACGGAAATTATTCCTTCAGTTTATGCTCAAAGAAGAGCCAATCGAGGCTTTGAAGCAGTGGCATTAAATCAAGATACTAATTTATTATATGCCTTCATTCAAAGTCCTATTGATAACCCTGATAATACAGGGGATACAACTTCAAGAAATAGTGATATTTTGCGTATCCTAGAACTGGATATTAGTAATCCCACTAACCCCCTAGTCAGTGGTCAATTTGTCTACTTATTAAATAACGATTTATATGACACAAATGTTGATAAAATTGGGGATGCTGTTTGGTTACAAGATAATCGTTTCGCTGTCATTCAAAGAGATTCTGATCTTGGTTTGAATGCTAGTAAATTGGTGTTTGAAATTGATTTATCTGATGCGACTAATTTAGAGACAGATGTTTTTAGTTTAGTGCCGAATAAAACCTTAGAAGAACATACTGCTGAAGAGTTAGGAACAGCAGGAATTATTCCTGTTGATAAAACCTTTTTATTTAATCTACCTGATTTGGGTTATTTAGCAGGAGATAAACCAGAAGGATTAGCTTTAATTCCTGGAAAACAGCCGACTTTTGTAGTCATTAATGATAACGATTATGGGTTATTAGATGATGACATTCCTGGTGATGGCCGTCAAAATTTCAATCCTAATCCTATTCCTGTGGTAGTCGGTGTTATTACCCCAGTTCCTGAACCGTCTAATCATGCTTTATTAGGAACTATTTTCTTATTAGGAATTGGCTCAATATTTCGTCGTTACACTACTTTCGTTAAACGGGGTTAAATTAGATGTTTTAATCCTTGCACTAATCTTTCTATTCCTGTGGTTGCTGTTTCTTTTTGTAGCGCACCATACGCAATGCGTAAATAGCAACCTTTCTTGATTCCAAAAGTTTCCCCAGGAAGCACAGCTATTTGATAATTTTCGATTAATTTTTTTACTAATTCAAAATCTTTCATGTCCGTATTAATTTTTAAGAAAAAGTAAAAAGCTCCTTGACTGGAAACTAAGGTACACATAGCTTCTAATGGTCGAAGATGATAGATAAAAATATCTCGAACTTTCTTGATTTCTTCTAGATGTTTTTTACAGTAACTTTTACCAACCTTTAACGCTCCTAACGCTGCATATTGGGAAATAACAGGAGGACAAATTAAAATGGTGTCTTGAATCTTTTTAACGGCTTCTAATAAATGGTTAGGAACGACCATATAACCAATTCTCCAACTCGCAAACCCATAGGCTTTAGATAAACTATATAAAGAAATAGTATAGGAATCACTATCAATAATTGAAGCAGGAGAAAAATGCTTAATTCCATCGTAGGTAAAATATTCATAAGCTTCATCAGAAATATGATAAATTCCGTTTTCTCGACACAGTTGGTTAACCTCTCTTAAACTAGACTCAGAATAAATAACCCCTGTCGGATTATTAGGAGAAATGGTAACAATAGCACGGGTTTTGGCAGTAATCGCTGCTTTTATTTTATCTAAAGACAGTTGATACTTATCATCAGTATTAACTAAGATAGGATGACAACTAGCCATCGTAATAGCCATTTCATGATTAAAATAATAGGGAGTATTCAGGATAATCTCATCTCCAGCATTGGTAATGGCTAAAATAGCATTCATAAACGCCATATTTGACCCTGCGGTTACAATAATAGACCGATAATTATTAATCGTTATTTTATTATCTTCTTGTAATTTTGTAACAATTTGCTCAATTAAGGAATGAATACCTTGAACTGATTTATACTGATGATTATGGGGATGATTAAAAAATTGATTAATTCCTTCTATTGCTTCTGGGGGAGGGGGATAATATACCACTCCTTGTCCTAAGGAAATTGTCCCAGGATTCTCTCTTATCAATTGTCCTACCATCGGAATTATAGGAGATTGTACCCTATTCATTCGTGAAGTAAAGTTTGTCATTAATTTTCTTTCTCGTTACTAATATTAGTAATAGTTCTCGTTGATATTAATCCTTAATGATTCAATGGCTATCATAGCTTATATAACAATGGAAATTGCCAAAAAACTTAAGAAAATTATTATAATTTTGTTGATCATCACACATTTCCCTGATATCAGAAATAATTTATTAAATAAATTCGATGAATATTGTTGAAATCGATAAAATTAATTATCATATAAGTTAAAGAATAAATGTCAAACGACTGACGAGTATAATCATGGATAAAGACACCCAATTTGCCTTATTAGTAATAGGATTACCCTTAGTTGGCTTACTGTATTGTGGCTTAATTATTGCCTTTTTAATGAATAATCCATTTGGTCGAGAACACCCTTTAATCACAGGATTTGTGGTGATGGTTGTTCCTTTTTCCACCGCAGCGACAATCTGGATTAAAGCCTCAGCAAAAGCCTATAAAGAACATGAACTGAGAAACCACTCCACAGGCCATCAATTAAAATAAAGGCCAATCAATTATGAATAACTAACAATGGAATTTGGAGACTCTAAACCCCAACAACTTCCGGTCAGCTTACCCGGTGGAACTTTAATCAAAGTGGAAGTCCAACAAACCGGAAGAGAAGATGTAGCGTTTGACATTAAACCCTTTAGCCAAGTTACCAAAGCCTTAGAAGAAATTACCGCAGCTTTAGCAGAAACTTTACAAAAGACTAAACCCGATAAAGCTTCTATTAAATTTGGGTTAGAATTAGGCATAGAAAAAGGAGAACTCATTGCCATCCTTGTCAAAGGATCGGGTAAAGCCAACTTAGAAGTCACCCTGGAATGGGGCAAATAACTCAAGTTTTCTCAGTTCTACCCCGTTGTTGTCATCCCTAACGGAATCTTATAATGATGAAACAAGATGGGTCAACCACTCGAAAGACTCTTACAACGTTGTGCTGTGAAAATCATTGTCCCTGGCCAAAGGGGTTGGGGAACAGGGTTTTTTGTCGCTCCTGGACAAATTTTAACTTGTTTCCATGTGATTAAAAATGCCCAAAAGGGACGGGTAACTATCAGTTGGGAAATTCAGGAAAAGGTTGCTGAAGCGACCATAGACCAATATGACGAAGGGTTAGACATTGCCCTTCTGACATTGACCCCTTGGGGTGACGACATTCCGTGTGTGGATCTCGATCGCACCTTTCAAGCAGACGATCGATTTTACATCTACGGTTATCCTGACGACTTTCCTGATGGGGCCTCGGTAACAGTCCAATGCGAAGGCACCGCCCAAGATCAACAAACCCTAATTAAATTTAAAGCTGGACAAGTGCGGCCAGGATTAAGCGGTTCCCCAATTTTAAATCAACGCACAGGGAAAGTATGCGGTATGGTCAAATTTACCCGCGATCGCAGTTTTGATCTAGGGGGTGGGGCCATTTCGGTTGAAACCATTTTAACCACCTTTACCCACCTCACCGAAGCACAACATCGTTATCATCAAAATAACCCTCAATGGCGATCGCTACTCCCCCAGTCTTCTAGTTCCCCTCACCTCACCCGTCAAGAATATCGTAACCGTCAGGCCCTCATCAATAAAGTCAATTATTATTGGATAGAAGGGGTTCTCGAAACTTCCCTCCCTCATCATCAGTCCATTGCCTTAAATTTAGAAGAAAGACCCTTAGCCCTCAGTAGTCAGTCTAATCTAGTGGCTGAGTTTATTGATAACCCTGAGATCCCTTTATCTCCAGACACCACCGTTATGGATATCTTCGATCAATTGGGGGCTGGACGTACCCTTTTAATTTTAGGAGAACCCGGATCGGGGAAAACCATTACTCTGTTGCAGTTGGGCAAAGAATTAATTAGACGGGCCCAAGAAGATGCTCAACAGTTAATTCCCGTCGTCTTCAACCTCTCCTCTTGGGCCGATGAAAAATCACCCATAGATGAATGGATTATCAAAGAATTACACAGTAACTATCAAGTCCCTGAAAAAATGGGACAAACTTGGGTACAACAAGAGCAACTGTTATTTTTATTAGATGGCCTCGATGAAATTTTCAGCAAAGAGTCCCAAGAAGCTTGCATCAAAGCCATCAACCAATTTCATCGAGACTTTGGTTCTCCAGAAATGGTGGTTTGTTGTCGAGATAACGATTATTTTGCTTTATCTGAACGGTTAAACCTAGAAAGTGCGATTTATTTACGTTCTCTCAGTTTAGAACAAATTGACCACTATTTAAGTCGATTGGATAGTGAACTGTCGTCTCTACGAACCATCATTAAACAGGATGCTGTCTTGCAGGAATTAGCCACATCGCCTTTAATGCTCAATATTATGGCGATCGCCTATCAAGGATTAGCCATTAAGGACGTATCAACTTCTGGTGTCATTGAAGACCAACGGCAACAAATTTTTAAGGCTTACATTCAACGAATGTTCAAGCGTCCTCGTAACAATCCCGGCAATTATTCCCAACCAGAAACCATTAATAAATTAGCCTGGTTAGCACAACAAATGTCAAAATTTTCTCAAAGTATCTTTCTCATCGAGAGGATGCAACCTAGCTGGTTAGGTCAGAATAAACAACAATGTTTATATACAGTGGGAGTCCGTTTTGTCATCTTTTTGATCTGGAGTACAGTTCATATCAGTTTATTAGGATTTCATCATAGTTTATTAGAAAGAATCCCCTATGATCCTACTCCCTTAGAAATGGTGAGTTATGCTTTGATTGCAGGCCCCATAGGAGCTATCCTTTATGCGTTATTTGGTAGTTTTATTGATCAATATGTCCATCAATGGACTGGCTTAATTAACGGTTTATTTTTGGGGGTAATTTATGGATTAATTTTTGGTATTCTTTGGCAGACAATTCCTATGGGAATAGCTTATGGAGTTATCTATGGGTTAGTAGGTTGTTTAATTGATCGATCCATCAGCCACACCATAGACCCCGTAGAAACCTTTAAGTGGTCTTGGAAAAAATCAGGACTTTATTTGGCCATCGGATTAATTATTGCTATTAGTCTTTTTTTAGGAGGCACGACAGGGGGGATTCTTCAGAGTTTAATTTTTGGACTTATGTTCTGTTTTATTTTTGTTTTCACCAAAGCAGAAGATATCGATCAAACAACGATTGCTAATCAAGGAATTTGGAAATCAGCCACTAATGCCACTAAAGTATTTTTAACCATTGGATTATTAACAACATTGCTTTTAACCCTTGTGGAGAATTTAACCTCTGGTTTAGTTAATGGTTTAATTTTAGGACTATTGGGTGCATTCTTAGGGGCGCAACTATCAGGAATAGTTTGTATTCAGCATTTTGTTTTACGGCTGATTTTATGGAAAAAAGGGAAAATTACCTGGAACTATGCTCGCTTTTTAAACTATGCTACAGCCCGCATTTTTCTGCAAAAAGTAGGCGGGGGTTATATCTTTATCCATCGGAGATTACGAGATCATTTTGCTCAACTTTCTTAACTATCTATCAACTATTAAAATCCATCCCTACCGCTTCTGAAATATGGGACAATTTATACTTTTCTAACTTCCTAACTAAGCCTCGATTAATGTTACTAATACACCAAGGACCCTGATAAATCCAACCAGTATATAATTGTAATAAACTTGCCCCTGACGTAATTTTCTCCCAAGCATCTTCCGCCGTAAAAATACCACCAACGCCAATAATAGGTAAGGTTCCTTGAGTTTGTTCGTAAATAAAACGAATCACTTCCGTTGACCGTTGACGAATCGGTTGTCCACTAATTCCCCCGGCTTCTTCTTGAATAGAATTACCAGTTTTTTCAAGAATATTCGTCTTTAACCCTTCCCGTTTGATGGTGGTATTAGTGGCAATAATTCCAGCTAATTGGTAAGTTTTAGCTAACTTAATAATTAACTTAATAGACTCCCAACTTAAGTCCGGAGAAATCTTCACTAAAATCGGTTTTGTCAGGGAGTTAACCGATTGTAATTCCTGTAAAATAACATTGAGTTGTTCCCCTTCCTGTAGCGATCGCAGTCCAGGGGTATTAGGAGAACTGACATTAACCACAAAATAATCCGCATCCTCCTCAAGATAACGAAAACTCCCCACATAATCCATTGCTGCTTGCTCTAAAGGGGTGATTTTCGACTTACATAAATTAATCCCAATCGGAATTTGACGGGGTTGCCGTTGCCAAGTTTCTTTGAGGGTTTGGGCAACCTTCTGCGCCCCTTGATTATTGGCCCCTAAACGGTTTAAAGCAGCTTTATCCTGGGGCAAACGGAATAAACGCGGTTTTGGGTTCCCAGGTTGAGCATGAAGGGTTACAGCCCCAATTTCAGCGAATCCGAAGCCAAAATGATCCCAAATACCAGCAGCTAAACCATCTTTATCACACCCGGCAGCCAACCCCACAGGAGTTTTAAAGGTTAACCCCCATAAATTTTGCTGTAAACGGCTATCCTCAAAAGTGAAAGAATGATCTAAATTCTCTAATATCCACTTTCCCCAAACAGTGTGACGATTTTCATCCAGACGGTGAAGGGTTTTCAGTAGTTGTTGATGGGCATTTTCTGGGTTATTTTTCGCTGCTGTTAAGACAAGGGGATAAACAGGTTGGGCAAAATTAAACATCATATCTAAGAGAGTTAGGAGTTAGGAGTTCGGGGTTCGGAATTTAGGATTATAATTGATTTCAATTCCATCAATTCCTTTTCGTATCTAGTGTAGGAGAATAAACCCAGAATCAGCATAACGCTATATCCTTACAAAAACTATTAATTAGATATTAATTTCCGACTTCTTCTAAATTTCGGATTAGCTTTTGTTCATCAATTCTTAAGAATCACTAATAATATTCCAATTTATCTTTTGTTTTAACTGATTAAAATGACTATAGTGGAGGACTTTTTCATATTGTAATCTACCGACAATAATTCCGGAAGCAATTTTCAAGCGATTAGCGAAGGCAGTAATATCATATTCCCTTCCTGAAAAAGATAATAAAAATTCTTGCCATTCAGCAGGGGGAATA from Crocosphaera subtropica ATCC 51142 includes these protein-coding regions:
- a CDS encoding quinone-dependent dihydroorotate dehydrogenase, whose amino-acid sequence is MFNFAQPVYPLVLTAAKNNPENAHQQLLKTLHRLDENRHTVWGKWILENLDHSFTFEDSRLQQNLWGLTFKTPVGLAAGCDKDGLAAGIWDHFGFGFAEIGAVTLHAQPGNPKPRLFRLPQDKAALNRLGANNQGAQKVAQTLKETWQRQPRQIPIGINLCKSKITPLEQAAMDYVGSFRYLEEDADYFVVNVSSPNTPGLRSLQEGEQLNVILQELQSVNSLTKPILVKISPDLSWESIKLIIKLAKTYQLAGIIATNTTIKREGLKTNILEKTGNSIQEEAGGISGQPIRQRSTEVIRFIYEQTQGTLPIIGVGGIFTAEDAWEKITSGASLLQLYTGWIYQGPWCISNINRGLVRKLEKYKLSHISEAVGMDFNS
- a CDS encoding serine protease, which produces MGQPLERLLQRCAVKIIVPGQRGWGTGFFVAPGQILTCFHVIKNAQKGRVTISWEIQEKVAEATIDQYDEGLDIALLTLTPWGDDIPCVDLDRTFQADDRFYIYGYPDDFPDGASVTVQCEGTAQDQQTLIKFKAGQVRPGLSGSPILNQRTGKVCGMVKFTRDRSFDLGGGAISVETILTTFTHLTEAQHRYHQNNPQWRSLLPQSSSSPHLTRQEYRNRQALINKVNYYWIEGVLETSLPHHQSIALNLEERPLALSSQSNLVAEFIDNPEIPLSPDTTVMDIFDQLGAGRTLLILGEPGSGKTITLLQLGKELIRRAQEDAQQLIPVVFNLSSWADEKSPIDEWIIKELHSNYQVPEKMGQTWVQQEQLLFLLDGLDEIFSKESQEACIKAINQFHRDFGSPEMVVCCRDNDYFALSERLNLESAIYLRSLSLEQIDHYLSRLDSELSSLRTIIKQDAVLQELATSPLMLNIMAIAYQGLAIKDVSTSGVIEDQRQQIFKAYIQRMFKRPRNNPGNYSQPETINKLAWLAQQMSKFSQSIFLIERMQPSWLGQNKQQCLYTVGVRFVIFLIWSTVHISLLGFHHSLLERIPYDPTPLEMVSYALIAGPIGAILYALFGSFIDQYVHQWTGLINGLFLGVIYGLIFGILWQTIPMGIAYGVIYGLVGCLIDRSISHTIDPVETFKWSWKKSGLYLAIGLIIAISLFLGGTTGGILQSLIFGLMFCFIFVFTKAEDIDQTTIANQGIWKSATNATKVFLTIGLLTTLLLTLVENLTSGLVNGLILGLLGAFLGAQLSGIVCIQHFVLRLILWKKGKITWNYARFLNYATARIFLQKVGGGYIFIHRRLRDHFAQLS